From Triticum aestivum cultivar Chinese Spring chromosome 7B, IWGSC CS RefSeq v2.1, whole genome shotgun sequence:
TCATTATGCCACAAAATACAGAAGGAGAGAAGACGTTATAGCTCTGGTCATCAAATCATGGCCCTGATTACAAGCTTGTTAAAAGGAAATGGCACTGAAATGAAGAcgagataaaaagacacacctggAGGATCGAGAATATCACCGACAGAAAATAGCTGTGAAGCACCATAGAGACATATATCGTGCCAACCATGCATCCAGTGAACCCCACTGTAAACGGTAGCCTCTGAAAAAGAAAAGTTATGCAAGTTCTCTTATCAGAAACCGCTTACATTTGAATGCATCCCATTAAAAGAAAACTGAGCAAGTACAGGGCCATTAACTACTTTGTATCAACAGCTTTTGTCACATGCTTATGTGCCTAAAATGGGTGCTTTTGGTTTTCCAAGTAGAAATAGGAAAGAGCTGTAAATTTGTACGTTATAAGCAAAAAACCAGTGATTTAACATTTAAATGTTCCTTGCTGAATTGGAGCAAAACAGAATCAGAAATTGCATGCGTCGACAGAAACCATTGATCGTGCAGACCAGCAGTTACACTCGAGTCAAACTGTACTCATCCACGTGCCACCCCGTGACTTCCACAAGACAAacaaaggaaaagattgaacccaTCGACAGGAATTGGGATAATGCAGCTGATTCCAGACATCAGACTGAGCCAAATATTCTGTCTGCTCATAGGTGAGAGAGAAAAATAAATGCCAAAACTCCTTATGTTGCACCTGGTATTAGGAGAACCCACATCAACAGGTGAGCTCACCGGAAGGCCTGTCACAAGGTTGTCAGCTTCCACTACTCTCACTTCTTTTGGCGTGTTCAGATCATAAGCTCTACAACACAACCTTATGCTGTTTTTTCTTGTATTTCTCTCTTTCTTTCGAGTCTCAAGTTATTTGATTCTTGCATTAATGAACTGTGATAGGCCAGTTGTTGTGGAATATAAGTTTGATGCTAATGGTTCAACGGCATTCAAAATAATTATTTTAGAAGGACTTTACAGAGCATGTGCAGTTTTCCAGGTTGTGTAAAACTATAACGATAAGGAACAGTTCATGAGTTAGAAACGTCCTTCAGATCTATAATAAACCTTCAAGACCTGAACCACCAAAAACCTCAAGAGATAAACCCAACAACCAGATTGACTCCAGGCAATGGCAATTTAGACTAAACACTGAGTTTGAATAGGTTGACTGAAAGAAAGGCCTACTTGATCTGTGTGCTCAGTTTTTCAACAGTGCCCTTTCTGACTTGCTTATTTAAAATTAAGCACCGCAATATGCTCAATCACTCCTATATTAGTTTCATTCAAAACATTCTATAGACAATAGAAGGGTATAATTATCCCTTAAACTCCTCTTCTCAAGTGATTAAGTTATGCACGCAAAGATCCACGCAAGGGATTCATATAAAGAAAATCCTTGATGTAAGATCACAGTCTCGGAGCTATTGGTTCTCTGTCGTAAGAGGTAATGGTATAATCGGCTCAATTCCGGCCTTCAATTTGGGTAGTGATGGTTACTTTTATTTGTTATCAGGCACTATGAGAAACTAAAAAGTGTTTCATACAAACAACTTGTCAGCATAGATTTTCTTTCTCTAGGTTTATAGGGCCCTGTTTTGGAGATTTGGGGAAGAAAATACTTACAAAATCAACTCAGAAAGGTTATATGGAGCACAATCAACCAATGAGACTAAAGGACAATATCATAACTACGTTGTCCATTTGCCAGTCGATCCACCCACGTTTTGTCTTGACTCATTTTTTCCTATCACTATCCAAAGCACTAACTAACTTCTCTCGGCACAACCAAATGACCACCAGCTATGCTACAGCTGATCCTTAAGAAATTTTCATTACTATGCAGGTCCCATGATATTCACATACACAGGACCAAACTAGCAGATGGCAGTATTTAGCTGTCTGTATAGAGCACTTAGTAATGAATTAAGATTTGTAACTTGTTTCCACATGTTCCAAGGCTGTAATCGTATTTGACTAAAAATAACAGCGGATGGGTTTTGACAGGGTAATCTCTACTCCCTCACTCGCAAACAAGACTATTAGTAAATTCTTCGAAAACTAAAGCAAATGAACAGACATAACTGCAATCTGCAGCAATAGAGTACCTCTTTCGACGTCATATGGGCGAACTGGTTGCCGGGGCCTTTGAGCGCGAAGAGTGACGCGATGATGAGAGCACAGCCAAGCGTGAAGCAGATAGCGAACTTCTGCGGCATGAGCACCATGACCGGTAGGAAGAGCGTGAAGGCGATGAAGACGAAGAAGATGCCGgtggcgaggaagagcccgaagtACATGAGCGCCTTCCCCGAGGGGAAGCTGCTGGTGGCGCCCTGGAAGCTCCCCGGCAGCTCGCGCACGCCCTTGGACACCCTGCGGCCCACGGATCAGAACGCGCTAGATCAGGGGCAGAGAGCTAGCTAGCTAATCGCATCCAGATCCCTCGGCTCGGAGGGAGCGGAGCTTGGCGGGAGCGGATCAGATCTGAGGGGCTAGGGCTGGGGAGAAGGGGGCTTACACATTGAAGGTGCCGGAGACGGTGTCGTTGGCGGAGCGGACGGCGGCCTCGATGTCAAacgggaggggggaggaggaggagacgtccGAGCGGGTGGCGGCGTAGGAGTTCCAGTCGGCGAGCAGGGAGGGCTGCGACTCCGCGGCGGTGCTGGGGGAGGCGGTGCCGCCGGTGAACCAGGACTGCGCCGTCTTCTGCATCGCGGGGGTGCGGGTTTAGCTGCCGGCGGCGAGGCGAGATTGAGGTGGGCTGGGACGCGGCTGTGCGTGTCGAGTCGCGGTGGATGGAGGGAGCGAAAGAGATCGAGGGAGAAAACGAGCAGACTCGTAATTTTGATGAACGTTTTTGCCAGACGATGATAACTTTCCGGCGAAGTATCCAGCGGAAACCCGAAAGCTTTACTTCAAAAAGAAGACACCAAAGTGCATTTTCTCTGCGAAATACCCGGACCAAAAGTATAAATACCTCAAACATAATACTCCTTtcgtcctaaaataagtgactcaacttattttaaaacggagggagtaaaatttaCTGAACAACTACTAGAGCTACAAGACTGAACTTATCGATGACAAACTGAAAAATCTTCGTGCATGTGCCTTTAAGACGAAAGTACTGAAGTTATAGTCGCCGTCGCCGTTATTGAACCCTTAAATCTGAAGCACCTAATACCAGATCGTGCCTGTCACAAACTTGTGCATACTCTTAGCGCCAGCAAGCATGTTTTGAGGCAACATCTAACATGCTTAATCCTATAAACTATCTTATATAATGGCTGACATTTCTGGTTTATTTATGGTAAATGTAACACTCAAGCCAAACCTATAAACTATCTTATATAATACCAGTTTTTGCATGTTGCGTACATATACGATGAGAAACTCTAACCTCATCGGATCTTGTTGTTTTCGTCGTGATGGACGAATTCGGGGACAATCGAAGCCCAGAGGACCCAAGGATGAAACGTCATCATTCGACCGAGTGTCGTCCTCGTGGGAACTTAACAAATCCTAACCTAAACTTTGGCAGAGTCGAGGCACCGGGATTCTCCTCCCCTCCACCAGCCGCTAACAAAGGGGGGGGAGGATCCATGGGCTAGCTGGTGCAGCTTGGAGGGGAGGAGGCCCTACTCGCCTTAGGGTGAGAGAAAGGAAAAGAATACCCAAAGTGCATCCTATATTTGATAAATATCAACAAAAACAATATCTAATACCATGAGAGGAACAATTCAACACATACACGAAAAAATAAAGATTAACAACAAATAAAATTACATTATAAACCAGCAACAAGGAAAAGGTCGCCTGAAGCAAGCCCGCCCTCCAAGATGTTGTTTGTGTTGGTCATTAACACCATCAACAAGTTGTTGGCCAAGGCCATGGAGTTCGGCTTGCTTCGCCTCTTGGCACCTCGAGACCTAATGACTGACATCTCGTTGTATGTTGATGATGTCGTCATCTTCTGCCATCCGGGCAGAGAGGAGTTGTTCATTGTTCGATGCTTACTTGCGCTCTTTGGGCATGCTTCATGGCTAAAACACCAACTTCATGAAATGCTCGGTGTCCCCTATTGGTTGTTATGAGGTGGAGGCCCTAGAGGCGGCGTCGGTAATGGGTTGTTGGTTGGCACATTTCCCGATAAAGTATCCCGAGATCCCGTTGGTGAGAGGACTATGTCGTCTTCTGCATCGTGGGGGTAGTCTGGTTAGCTTCCCATCGATGAGATGAGATGGGCTGGAACGCGACTCTGCGTGTCGAGTCATAAAGGCAGAGAAAACAAAAGAAATCAAGGAAGAAAACAAGCAAACATGGGTTATTGAATGTTTTCCTCTCACGTTGCTATATATACTTCCTTTTTCTTTGGCGGAATGTGATACATACTTTTTTGTAGATTGATTTCTCGAAAAATCTCCATAGTGCTTTTCTTTTGGATCAGACTTTGATGCAATTATTAAAATTATTAAAGGATAATATATAGAGAAAGTTGTAGAAGTAACATTCTTTTGCGGTGAATAGAGGTACCTTTAAAGCCGTTCACTTTGttgtatgcatcgattgatgcagagggcGCGGTTAATCCTCCTTTTCAAAGAAAAAAACCAATTCACTTTGAATCTTTCACCTTAGGTGGAGTATTttacaaaaaactaccacatttgggGTCGTTGTCCCACTAAACTACAATTTTCAAAAAAATGaccaaaaactaccacttttttctATTTTTGTTGCAAAAACTACCGAAAATGATTGATGATGGTTACAGACGATTTGAACATGTTTGTGACAaatgggacccacccgtcagggcTGACATGGTAGGAAAGTCAACGTTGTTTATTTGGTTGTTAAGTTGACCGTTATTATAGATGAGGCCCacacgtcatcatcaaccttcttcttcctcctcctctttatCTCTCGCCCCGGCTTCTGATCTGTAGACCCCATAGGACTATGATTCGTCGACGCCAGAGATAGCGTCGTCCGCCACGTGCCTCCTACGACGAACCTCTGTTCAGGATCCCATGATCTATCGCTCCCATGCACCACTGCATGGAGCCGCCTCCTGGTAGTCATCCCCGATGGAGGGGCTCCACCCCCGCCGTGTGTGAAGCAGCTGCTCCAAGGTCCTTGCATCGAAGACTGGACGTACCTCCTATTGAGACCGCCGCCCCCGTGatgttgctggagcgccgccgggAGGAACAGACACATGAGGAGGATCTTGCGCCGCCATGCACTGCTGCCCCTCCAAACAGCCGCGCCACAACCACCAGATGCCCTGCCGTCCCCTTCACCGGCAGAGCATGGGCTTTCTTGGCGTCCATCTCTGGGGATGACGAGGGAAGAGGGGAGGGAGAAGGGGATGGTAGCTAGGGACTAGTGTTTGCTCCCCCAGAGTCGCGCATACAGTTAGGGGGTTGCTTAGTTTTTAGGTTGTTCGTCACCTTTGCTTTGGCGGCGGCGATGGCCGCGCTGAATAAAATTTCTTCAGATCCTACTCCGATGAGGCGATTGGTCCTATGGTTTGGGATGGATTTGGAATCCAgtttgttcaagcaaggatggtgtgacggcggcggcatcctcgtggtggacctgtgacCTTGGGCTCCGTCGTTGCTATGGTGTTTGCTCCAGCGCCGACGCGAAACTTGGGAGGTaattttgtaagtgcatctagtgccccttagtgattttggtgtattgaagacttataggttaagggactaatgtgtttgtgagtgtacgcatgtctataagtctatgaggagtttgatatttacagagaaagtcggcccctaaaaatgaatgtcttcaagtgaagacttcGGATttgtgaagactttgaaagtgaagaaattggtgtgaccatgaagacttgatgttcatgcgaggaatatgaagtgtgaagacttttgttttcgtagtttgaattcattccaccatgtttgaaatgcattgaacgtgaatctgccaattcttcacctgaaagttcaaatgcttctatggctgcaaattcttcaactgtctctgctatcacaaattcctcatctgaggatgctactagtatcactaacaatgcagggctgaaggaattgtatgtgatatgcatgtacaaaagcctcaaagggcaccaggctctttgtgatgtgcttaaaaagcagatcctcaataggaaccctaggaaagagggtattgcctttgagaggaaactcaatgatgATGGGACCTACTAGGAAcctgagtagtatcccaaaacctcatgggttgctgcaaagggatagatccatccactttatttggctttacatgtgaatcttcatattcttctgatgagtcatttgattccaactataaactgttcaaaaatcataaggtgaagtatttgctacatatgttggcactaactgcaggaatggtccccctatgaagaaaatctggattcccaaaaggtgccttgaaagtcttcaggtgaatgtcatcatgacaccacctgtgaagaataggaaccccagatcaaattattcatatggaccaaagtcttcatatggatccaagtcctcatatggaccaaattcctcacatggatcaaaatcctcatatgaacatcatcatgctaacacttctgtttcgcaggaaaGCCTAAGGGCTATGactatgtgcattattcttcaaatcattatgttcataagtcctcgaagaatttatatgcttattcatatgcttactctaacccctcatatgtgaaacgaagtggactggcttctatgccacctttctcatatggagctcgcagaatgataaactctttgccacccctccatatgtgggtggtgaagaaaaagaactaatctcttatgcagggtcaggtctccggacgaacttaaacgtctgaagaatttgctggagacctgaatatgcttgaaaggatgcaagctaatcatgaagaaatgaattttcatttctcacgtcctcatagtgctatatctgttctattgcttaatgaaattgatctgatgaatttgatgtcatattcttcactgatgaagtatatgagttcgtaagatgcacttatatgtctccaacatatctataatttttggtgtATTCATGCCacgtttataatatttctacatgattttggtatgatttggttagaactaacccgaactgacgctgttttcagcagaaatcccgtggtgttgttttttgtgcagaaataaaagttctcggaatgcgctgaaaatcaacggagattttttttggaaaatataaaaaatactggaacgaaaagttATCGTAGGGGAGtaccgtgggccccacgagggtggagggcacccccaccccctatggcgcgcccctgtgcctcgtggactctccatgGGCCCCCCttacttgttctcgacgccaacctctcttataaatccccaaacctccaaaaaataacctagaccgggagttccgccgccgcaagcctctatagccaccaaaaaccaatcagaaccctgtttcggcaccctgccggagggggaaatcatcaccggtggccatcttcatcatctcgacgctctccatgacgaggagggagtagttcaccctcggtgctgagggtatgtaccagtagctatgtgtttgatctctctctctctctctctctcgtgttcttgatttggcacgatcttgatgtagcacgatctttgctattatagttggatcttatgatgtttccccccctctaccctcttgtaattgattgagttttccctttgaagttatcttatcggattgagtctttaaggatttgagaacacttgatgtatgtctttcgtgggatacccatggtgacaatggggtattctattgatccacttgatgtatgttttggtgatcaacttgcgggttcagtgaccttgtgaacttatgcataggggttggcacacgttttcgtcttgactctccggtagatactctagggaactctttgaagttccttgtgttggtttgaatagatgaatctgagattgtgtgatgcatatcgtataatcaaacccgcggatacttgaggtgacattggagtatctaggtgatattaggattttggttgatgtgtgtcttaaggtgttattttactatgaactctagggttgtttgtgacacttataggaatagcccaatggattgatcgaaaagaataactttgaggtggtttcgtaccctacaataatctcttcgtttgttctacgctattagtgactttggagtgactctttgttgcatgttgaggactagttatatgatccaattatgttattattgttgagagaacttgcactagtgaaagtatgaaccctaggccttgtttcgaagcattgcaatgccgtttgtgctcacttttatcattagttaccttgttgtttttatattttcagattacaaaaacctatatctaccatccatattgcacttgtatcaccatctcttcgccgaactagtgcacctatacaatttaccattgtattgggtgtgttgggggcacaagagactctttgttatttggttgtagggttgtttgagagagaccatcttcatcctatgcctcccacggattgataaacctaggtcatccaattgagggaaattttctattatcctacaaacctctacacttggaggcccaacaacgtctacaagaagaaggttgcgtagtagacatcaagctcttttctggcgccgttgccggggaggttagtgcttgaaggtatatatttagatcttgcaatcgaatcttttagtttcttgttttatcactattttagtctataatagaaaacaaaaaaatggaattgaggttgcctcatatgcttcatctttttaatgtctttcgtgaaaatgatggagaggaaaactgtgctcaagtgctagaagaagaatgcattaaaatgtttggaactaaatatttgaatgatgagcatgattgcaatgttgttagtataaattatttgaatatccatgatgccaatgatatgcaaagccacaagcttggggaagctatgtttgatgattatgatattttttgtcccccaagttttgatgag
This genomic window contains:
- the LOC123160551 gene encoding protein transport protein SFT2 produces the protein MQKTAQSWFTGGTASPSTAAESQPSLLADWNSYAATRSDVSSSSPLPFDIEAAVRSANDTVSGTFNVVSKGVRELPGSFQGATSSFPSGKALMYFGLFLATGIFFVFIAFTLFLPVMVLMPQKFAICFTLGCALIIASLFALKGPGNQFAHMTSKERLPFTVGFTGCMVGTIYVSMVLHSYFLSVIFSILQVLALAYYTISYFPGGSSGLKFLSSSLLSPVSRIFSS